GAGTTCACGGCTGATGGAATCTACAACAGCACCATGGGCCGCGTGCGCAGCCACCTGCAGGGAGAGGTGTTTCGGGCTGTCCTGCGCCAGGAAACAGAGTTTTTTCAAAAGAACCAAACAGGTTTCTCATGAAACTCTTCACTATCCGTCCACTTACTGTTTATATCCCCATACATCTTTTTACTTATAACCTTGATCCTTCTCTCACACGTAAACGTCGTCATGTCTTATTCTTGACGTACCTCAAGAGCAAAATACATATACTCCTTACCTTCAGAAAAACCTAGTGTTTCCATCCAAGATTTTCCCACAGATATATCCCTCTGTGTGTATTTAGATAGAAATGACAGGAATTTCAAACCTGGAAATTTTGAGGTCACAGAGTCCAACCACCTCGTTTTACAGagaagggaactgaggcccagacccTAAATGCCAACACTTGCATAGACACGTATGGATAGAGATGAACTTGGGAATAGAAGCCATCTCTTGATTCCCAATCCAGGACTTGCTACAGTTTCCTGGACTGCTTTCTAGCAGCACCTTCgtttttctccagctctgttataTGATCAGTTTAAGTTTTTCCTGCCTATGTGCAGGGGATATACAAGTTCTTTAGAGAACAGAAATCTGTCAGAGAATTAGAAATTCACAAGGGCATCAATTTCTTTAGAGTTAAAAGGAAGGTCTTTGGCTAGGCTTTTCCTCTGGAACCCATTCTCCTTGAGTTGAGATTCCAAGCCTCCCTAAACCACTGACCTTGTTTTCCAGACCTTCTTAGAACCCCTCCCCCTGGCACCCTGGCTCATTGCCAGTCCTTCCCATCACTCTGAGcttctcactcactcactctcttCTCCTCAACCCTTGGCAGGTGCCATCACATCTCGGGTCACAGAGGACACGTCCACCATGAGTGAGTCTCTGAGTTCGCAGCTGAGCCTCTTGCTGTGGTACCTTGGGCGTGGACTGTGTCTCTTGGGGCTCATGCTCTGGGGGTCCCCGTCCCTCACCATGGTCACCCTGCTCGCCCTGCCACtacttttccttctgcctaaGAAGCTGGGAAAATGGCACAAGGTATGTCCAGGGAGTTGCCTCAACCTATACTGACCCTCATTGCCCAGACTTGGTGGGCTCTCCTCACAGATTTCTTTCCTGGCACCTTCGCTGATTCTTCATCTTTTTGAAACTCCTTGTCCATGTTCCTGGATTTCTCAGTGTCGATCTTCACATTCTCTGTGTCTTCTAACGTCTGCCTACAATCTGTCTTTAAGCATATGATCAccgaggttgggattaacatatacgtactactatatataagatagataagtaacaaggatctactgtatagctcaaGGAACTCTACTTGATACTCTGTAATAGCATATATACGAAAGAACTCTGGAAgagaatagatacatatgtatgtataaataaatcaCTTCGCGGTATACCtggaactaacataatattgtaaatcaactatactccaatataaaatgaaaactaaaaaaaggaaTATGATCACTAGTCTCAAGAATATGATCCTCTATGACCCTTCTGagtcattttcctcttctctgtatCTCTTTAGTATCCGTGGGGGATATAGCtgtgtccctttctcttctgtctctctgcCCTTTCTCACCTTTAATCTCTAATTGGATAACTCAGGTCCTAGTGTCCCTTATGGTTTGCCAACCACGTGTGACATCTCTTGTCCATGTCTCCACAGGTGCTGGCAGCACAGGTGCAGGAATCTCTGGCAGAATCCAGCCAGGTGGCCATTGAGGTGCTGTCAGCTATGCCTACCGTCCGGAGCTTTGCCAACGAAGAGGGTGAGGCCCAGAAGTTCAGGCAAAGGCTGCATGAAATGAAGACACTCAACCAGAAGGAGGCCCTGGCCTACGCGGTCAACCTCTGGACCACCAATGTGAGCACCTGGGGATGAATGCCTATTCCCTGGTCCCCAAGATGCTTCAGTGCCATTCCCTGTCCCATGACCCTGCTCCACACTCTTCCTCCGCTGGGCAATGGTGGGTTCAGTGTCTGTATCCCAGCAACCAGAGGCTCCATGACCCCACTCAGTGTTCCTAACCCCCTCCCTCTTTTCAGGCATGCTAGATGGCTTCCTTTCCCTAGGGTGCACAAAATCTCCCCGACCCCCTTTGTAGGAAAGTGCCAAGTCTTCCAGTCCCAGGGCCTTCCTCTGCCTCATGGGGGTTGCTCAGGGAGCTATATATTCCTGCACCTGGGCCTGCTTCATGCCGGAACTATGCGGATGTACTCCTGAGAGCCATGGGAATAGCGGAAGCCAAGGATGCGGGGCATCTTGTGATGTAATTGACAGAGAACTAGATCAGCGATCAGAAGTTCCTGCCTTGatgctgccacttactagctctgggACCACGGGCTATTAACTTACTTTCTCTGagacttttttctcattttaaaaaatgggagtaATATAACCTAGTTTATAGGGCTCTTGATATGAATATGAAATGACATTACATTCATGAAAGCCTTTTGTGAAGAGCAAGATGCTCCCCAAACAGGGCGCtactggtgatggtgatggtgataattGACTTCTATCATGGGTAACCGAGTGAGACTCCATGGGATGCTATGGTTCATTCTTTAATACCTATTGAACCCCCTGAGTTACTTGGGGAAAGGGGACGCTATCTCTCCTTAATGTTAATGATTCTGGTTCTTTGCACCAGAATTTTAGATTTTCCTTCCACAGTCCCTTTTCTCTGTGGTCTCCACAGATCTCAGGATTGCTGCTGAAGGTGGGAATCCTGTATTTCGGTGGGCAGCTGGTGACAAGTGGGTCTGTAAGCAGTGGGCTTCTGGTCACCTTTGTTCTTTACCAGATCCAGTTCACCACAGCTGTTGAGGTGAGGTCCTTCCGTTCTTACTCCCCAGTGCTTTTCCTTCCCCTGTGCCATCACCATCTGAGTcaatttccttccctcctttgccCTTCTCACATCACATAATCCTGGTAACAGATTGGGTCCCTCCCATCCCCTGCCTCACTATTCATACCTCCCCTCCAGGTACTGCTGTCCACCTATCCCAGGGTACAGAAGGCTGTGGGCtcttcagagaaaatatttgaatacctGGACCGGATCCCTCGCTGCCCAGCCAGTGGTGTGTTCACTTCCTTAAAGTTGCAGGGCCTCGTCCAGTTCCAGGGTGTCTCCTTCGCCTACCCAAACCGTCTAGATGTCCCAGTGCTGCAGGTACAACCTACCAATCCCTGTATTCTACCAACCTCACCCTCAACTCGAGCACCCTAAATTTTCTCCCTGCCTTCAACCTGCTTAGCACCAGGTTTAGACAGAGCCTCCCTCACCCTTCAAAGGCAAAGTCGAGATCACGCGTTCCACAAAACTGCCCCCAAGCTCAAGGACCAGGCTGGATTTCCAAGAAGAATGGAAGAGGAGGCTCTCAGGGAGAAGGCTCTCCTATCCTAAGGCGTCATGGAAGCAAAAGCTGTGTCTccagtcttcctttttctttccatctgtagtttggaatgtgatttttttcttttttttcatgctaTCTGAGATTGAGTGTGTGGCACAGTGGTGCTTAGTCTTTGCCTTTGTGTTTGTTTCATCTTCCATCTCTACTCCATGGGGAGGTGTCTGTGCATGTGGAAGGGGAGTAGTTGCTGTACTTCCgcattttcctcctttcttctctggGGGAAGACATTGACAAGACAACGTAACAAGACAATGACTGACAGGTCTCAAGGTTAGGGGCCTCCGGCTGCCTCTTAGTGTGTGTGATTCTGTGGCTTCCAGGGTCTGACGTTCACCCTTCGTCCTGGTGAGGTGACGGCGCTGGTGGGGCCCAATGGGTCTGGGAAGAGCACAGTGGCTGCCCTGCTGCAGAATCTGTACCAGCCCACCGAGGGGCAGGTGCTCCTGGACGGGGAGCCCCTTCCCAAATATGAGCACCGCTACCTGCACAGACAGGTGAGCAAGAAGATGGcatgggggagggcagggagcctCAAGTCAGAAGAGCATTCTTACCGAGCGCTCTGAACAGAGTGTTAGGAGACCTTAGGTGGAGGTGAGCGTGCGGTCAGGAGAGAGGCCGTGTAATTTTGTGATATGCTTCCAATAGAGATTCTCAGTCTTCAATCTCTAGAGAACCACACTCCTGTGTTCCTTGTTCTATGACTCTGCATCGTATTTTGTCCCAGGTGGCTGCTGTGGGACAAGAGCCACAGCTATTTGGAAGAAGCTTGAAAGAAAATATTGCCTATGGCCTGGTCCAGAAGCCAACCATGGAGGACATCACAGCTGCTGCAGTGGAGTCTGGAGCCCACGGTTTCATCTCTGTACTCCCTCAAGGCTACGACACAGGTGCTCTCTCCACTCACATCACCACCCAGACATCTTCACCTTCCTTGTAACCGCAGTAGCCTTGCCTTGATTCCttagctccccccaccccactgacatcaatttgaagttgtaagatCTTGTTCCTATGGCTCTTTCATCCTCATGTCCTCAGAACTCCTTTACCTTCCTAGAACCTTCCCTACCTTGCTGCATCCATCAGTCCTTGGTGtgcgtgtacatgtgtgtgtgcatgcgcacaCATGGGTGCACATGTGCTTATTCAGCtctcaccttggcccttgtctcTGCAGAGGTAGGTGAGGCTGGGGGCCAGCTGTCAGGGGGTCAGCGACAGACAGTGGCCTTGGCTCGAGCCTTGATCCGGAAACCATGTGTACTCATCCTGGATGATGCTACCAGTGCCCTGGATGCAAACAGCCAGTCCCGGGTAAGAGAATCATCTTCTTAATGCCTATTTCCCATCcagtcctccttccttctctcatccTTTGTTATTATACTAACATCATAATTCTCCAAACTGGTCCTTGCAATTCTCAGTTCCCATTAGCTTCTCCCCAAGATGCCTAAAACCAGTTAAAAGAGATGATCTACAGACCCTGAATCTGTGAAGCCAAACATAAGCAAAAGACCATCCTCATAATACTAATATGAATTGAAATTTTACTATGTGCTGGACGTGCTGGATGGCCCTTAACATGTAGTCTCTTGCTCACTTATTCATCGTGAATGCTTGTGAGCTGGGTGTTGTTATCCTCATCCAACAGATGATAAAACGGAGGCTAAGAGAGGTTGAATAACATGCTCACTGTCATTCAGCTATTGAATAGCAGAGCCTGGACCCCAATTCAAGTCTGCCTGACTTGAATGCTCATGCTTTTTACTAGTAAGTTATATTTCcttaaaagagaatataaaaattagaGAGGAGAGACTCTTCAATACCCTTCACTCTTTTCTTATGGGATTCACCCTAGGGCTCTTtctttcattacattttttttttttttaatttttgttggagtatagttgatttacaatgttgtgttcatttcaggtttacaacaaagtgaatcagttatacatatacatatatccactctttttttttttttttggattttttttttcccgtaTAGACAATTACagggtactgagtagagttccctgtgctatatagtaggttcttattagttatctattttatatacagtagtgtgtgtatgtgaatcccaatctcccagtttaggACTCTTTCTTTTATTCCACCGTTGCCACCTCATGTAAACAGCCCTTCACAAATCAAAGGTTTGACAGAGAAGCACCCAGAAGGAGAATCTTCAATTTCCTTGGGGTTATTGGCAGAGGTGGCAATGATCCTGGCGAGGTCTGTCCCAGCTCTGGAAACACAGATGTCTCCCTGAGCTGGGAGTGGTCCCCTGGTCTGACAGAGTGTATGTTTTTTCTCAGGTGGAGCAGCTCCTGTATGAAAGCCCTGAGCGGTGCTCTCGGTCTGTGCTTCTCATTACCCAGCGCCTCAGCTCATTGAAGCAGGCTCACCACATCCTCTTTCTGGAAGGAGGCACCATCATTGAGGCGGGAACACACCAGCAGCTCATGGCGAATGAGGGACGCTATTGGACCATGGTTC
This genomic interval from Balaenoptera ricei isolate mBalRic1 chromosome 11, mBalRic1.hap2, whole genome shotgun sequence contains the following:
- the TAP1 gene encoding antigen peptide transporter 1 isoform X1, which translates into the protein MACSESPAPCGCLRLSRASLACLGTALLLLADWMLLRLALPRIASLLVPPALPLLRVWVAGLSRWAVLWLGARGVLGAALGFRRESAGVRGWLAALEPLAAVLGLALPGLASFRELGPWGAPRDADSTRPLHWGSRLDAFALSYTAALPAAALWHKIRSLWVPGAHGASGVAVRRLLGFLGPEKERLPLILALLVLSCLGEMAVPFFTGRFTDRILHDRTGAAFTRNITLMSVLTIASAVLEFTADGIYNSTMGRVRSHLQGEVFRAVLRQETEFFQKNQTGAITSRVTEDTSTMSESLSSQLSLLLWYLGRGLCLLGLMLWGSPSLTMVTLLALPLLFLLPKKLGKWHKVLAAQVQESLAESSQVAIEVLSAMPTVRSFANEEGEAQKFRQRLHEMKTLNQKEALAYAVNLWTTNISGLLLKVGILYFGGQLVTSGSVSSGLLVTFVLYQIQFTTAVEVLLSTYPRVQKAVGSSEKIFEYLDRIPRCPASGVFTSLKLQGLVQFQGVSFAYPNRLDVPVLQGLTFTLRPGEVTALVGPNGSGKSTVAALLQNLYQPTEGQVLLDGEPLPKYEHRYLHRQVAAVGQEPQLFGRSLKENIAYGLVQKPTMEDITAAAVESGAHGFISVLPQGYDTEVGEAGGQLSGGQRQTVALARALIRKPCVLILDDATSALDANSQSRVEQLLYESPERCSRSVLLITQRLSSLKQAHHILFLEGGTIIEAGTHQQLMANEGRYWTMVQAPGGSGAPEKDSSDPHTPSPSLFPSSL
- the TAP1 gene encoding antigen peptide transporter 1 isoform X2, whose translation is MAVPFFTGRFTDRILHDRTGAAFTRNITLMSVLTIASAVLEFTADGIYNSTMGRVRSHLQGEVFRAVLRQETEFFQKNQTGAITSRVTEDTSTMSESLSSQLSLLLWYLGRGLCLLGLMLWGSPSLTMVTLLALPLLFLLPKKLGKWHKVLAAQVQESLAESSQVAIEVLSAMPTVRSFANEEGEAQKFRQRLHEMKTLNQKEALAYAVNLWTTNISGLLLKVGILYFGGQLVTSGSVSSGLLVTFVLYQIQFTTAVEVLLSTYPRVQKAVGSSEKIFEYLDRIPRCPASGVFTSLKLQGLVQFQGVSFAYPNRLDVPVLQGLTFTLRPGEVTALVGPNGSGKSTVAALLQNLYQPTEGQVLLDGEPLPKYEHRYLHRQVAAVGQEPQLFGRSLKENIAYGLVQKPTMEDITAAAVESGAHGFISVLPQGYDTEVGEAGGQLSGGQRQTVALARALIRKPCVLILDDATSALDANSQSRVEQLLYESPERCSRSVLLITQRLSSLKQAHHILFLEGGTIIEAGTHQQLMANEGRYWTMVQAPGGSGAPEKDSSDPHTPSPSLFPSSL